A DNA window from Mytilus edulis chromosome 14, xbMytEdul2.2, whole genome shotgun sequence contains the following coding sequences:
- the LOC139504149 gene encoding uncharacterized protein, whose translation MPQVFKTLYPTTRVIIDCIEIPTERPSSLALNSKFYSIYKSTHTFKSLVGIAPHGALIFISSLYTGSMSDVEITKLCGLVELLEEGDSIMADKGFVLNNVLSGTGITVNTPPFLMNKGQFTKQEVEETQIIARLRIYVERHIRRVKEFHLFDRPIPLSMIGSINQIWTVANILTLFRGPLVKQWQ comes from the coding sequence ATGCCTCAGGTTTTTAAAACTTTGTATCCTACTACTAGAGTAATTATTGACTGTATTGAGATACCAACTGAGAGACCATCATCTTTGGCTCTTAATTCTAAGTTTTACTCTATTTATAAGAGTACACATACTTTTAAAAGTCTTGTTGGTATTGCACCACATGGTGCccttatttttatttcttcattgtATACTGGTAGTATGTCTGATGTTGAGATAACAAAGCTTTGTGGTTTAGTTGAACTTTTAGAGGAAGGTGATTCCATTATGGCTGATAAAGGTTTTGTACTAAATAATGTTTTATCTGGAACTGGCATAACTGTCAATACACCTCCATTCCTTATGAATAAGGGTCAGTTCACTAAGCAGGAGGTAGAGGAAACTCAAATTATTGCTCGCCTGAGGATATATGTTGAAAGGCACATTAGAAGAGTGAAAGAATTTCACCTTTTTGACAGACCTATACCTCTGAGCATGATTGGTTCCATCAATCAAATTTGGACTGTTGCTAATATTCTGACACTTTTCAGAGGTCCACTTGTAAAGCAGTGGCAGTGA